Proteins from one Xenopus tropicalis strain Nigerian chromosome 1, UCB_Xtro_10.0, whole genome shotgun sequence genomic window:
- the sema6b gene encoding semaphorin-6B isoform X2: MKGKQEDECRNFVKVLLLKDYQTLFICGTNAFNPVCADYSIDTLEQVGDTLSGMARCPYDPKHANVALFADGMLFTATVTDFLAIDAVLYRSLGPRLALRSVKHDSKWFKDPYFVHAVEWKEHVYFFFREVAMEFNYLEKVVVSRVARVCKNDMGGSQRVLEKQFSSFLKARLNCSVPGDSHFYFNVIQTVSNILNIGGRQVVLALFSTPTNSIPGSAVCVFDMEQVASVFSGRFREQRSPDSVWTPVPEELVPRPRPGCCVGHSHPYNSSRSLPDEVLNFVKSHPLMEDSVPSIGGFPWITRTLTRNQLTHLAVDASSGVHGNHTVLFLASDSGTVLKYLLIPKMSGSEIGTLANQTVLLEELQTYPANRCGWDEEDQKILGIEVDKGSGSLLLAYSSCIVKVPLARCQRHDGCIRSCLGTRDPYCAWDPANNLCTFTPQGIRGRYEQDLNGSWTSQLGDCEGLVTQNFVEQRGEEVSVNVLVVSSVAAFLVGAMLSGLGVCWASSQRNKKLQCRHRELDTSLIQGGSVQSVSRELGQPEHDPLLTSLIQRDWNPGRSKEHTGGIPPTPEQTPLQHKKSISTHEYITHSLRDPNIILTQPETPPLLSKHMLSKGEHGPQDPCYLQPHEEDPLYLPLHGGDCLYLRQHGEEPCFMTQHREDIRYIPPNIEGKRYLSQHGDNPCYMSSQGEETRYLPQHTEETHYRPSQGQDSSYLSLDVPSKSWTSGERRRVVSAPTCERFYQPTSHDSPLRPPYLKRNLTFNSGESWSHPRHNFYTRSTYTRNGTSSSDFRLMLHFGMPRTPTAQ, encoded by the exons ATGAAAGGAAAGCAGGAG GACGAGTGCAGGAATTTTGTGAAGGTTCTTCTCTTGAAAGACTACCAAACTTTGTTCATTTGTGGAACCAATGCTTTCAACCCAGTGTGTGCTGACTACAGT ATTGACACTCTGGAGCAGGTTGGCGACACTCTCAGTGGAATGGCACGATGTCCATATGATCCCAAACATGCAAATGTGGCTCTTTTTGCAG atGGAATGCTCTTCACTGCTACAGTAACAGATTTCCTGGCTATAGATGCTGTTTTGTATCGCAGCCTTGGCCCACGTCTAGCTCTGCGTAGTGTAAAACACGACTCAAAATGGTTCAAGG ATCCATACTTTGTTCATGCAGTGGAATGGAAAGAGCACGTGTACTTCTTTTTCAGGGAGGTTGCAATGGAGTTCAACTACCTTGAGAAG GTAGTGGTATCCCGTGTTGCACGTGTGTGTAAAAATGACATGGGAGGGTCACAGCGCGTTCTAGAAAAGCAATTCTCTTCCTTCTTGAAGGCTCGTTTAAACTGTTCTGTCCCTGGAGATTCTCATTTCTACTTCAATGTCATCCAAACAGTCAGCAATATCCTGAACATTGGTGGAAGGCAGGTTGTTCTGGCACTTTTCTCCACTCCAACAAACAG TATTCCTGGATCAGCTGTCTGTGTGTTCGACATGGAACAAGTAGCTTCAGTTTTTTCTGGGCGATTTAGGGAACAGCGCAGTCCAGACTCTGTCTGGACCCCTGTCCCAGAAGAGTTGGTACCACGGCCCCG CCCAGGGTGCTGTGTTGGACACTCACATCCTTATAACTCCTCACGCAGTCTCCCTGATGAAGTGCTGAACTTTGTTAAGTCTCATCCACTAATGGAAGATTCTGTTCCATCAATTGGTGGCTTCCCATGGATAACAAGGACTTTGACAAG GAATCAACTGACTCACCTAGCTGTGGATGCATCTTCTGGAGTTCATGGAAACCACACTGTCCTATTTCTGGCCTCTGACTCAGGAACGGTTCTAAAGTATCTACTGATACCAAAAATGAGTGGATCTGAGATAGGCACTTTAGCAAATCAAACTGTACTGTTGGAAGAACTGCAGACATACCCTGCAAACAG ATGTGGTTGGGATGAAGAGGACCAGAAAATTCTGGGTATAGAAGTGGATAAAGGCTCTGGATCCCTGCTTTTGGCCTATAGCAGCTGTATAGTCAAAGTGCCACTTGCTCGTTGCCAGAGACATGATGGGTGCATAAG AAGCTGCCTAGGGACACGTGATCCATATTGTGCATGGGACCCTGCAAACAATCTTTGCACCTTTACTCCACAAGGAATCAG ggGCAGATATGAGCAAGACCTGAATGGATCATGGACCTCTCAGCTTGGGGACTGCGAGG GGCTGGTAACACAGAATTTTGTCGAGCAGAGGGGAGAGGAGGTATCTGTTAATGTCCTGGTTGTCTCATCTGTAGCAGCATTTTTAGTAGGAGCCATGCTTTCAGGGCTAGGCGTGTGCTGGGCAAGTTCACAGAGGAATAAGAAGCTACAGTGCCGACACAGAGAGCTTGACACAAGTCTGATCCAGGGAGGTTCTGTCCAGAGTGTGAGCCGGGAACTGGGCCAACCAGAACATGACCCTCTTCTTACTTCTTTGATACAACGTGATTGGAACCCAGGACGCAGCAAGGAACATACTGGTGGGATTCCTCCAACTCCTGAGCAGACACCTCTACAGCACAAGAAAAGCATTAGCACTCATGAATATATTACTCACTCCTTGCGGGATCCAAATATCATCCTAACACAACCAGAGACACCCCCACTATTATCTAAACACATGCTTTCAAAAGGGGAGCATGGACCACAAGACCCATGTTATTTGCAACCTCACGAAGAGGATCCTCTGTACTTGCCTCTGCATGGAGGAGATTGTTTATATTTACGCCAGCATGGAGAGGAACCCTGCTTTATGACCCAGCACAGAGAAGATATTCGCTATATTCCCCCAAATATAGAGGGGAAACGATATTTATCCCAGCATGGGGACAACCCTTGCTATATGTCTTCACAGGGAGAGGAAACACGTTATTTGCCTCAACATACTGAAGAGACACACTATCGGCCCTCACAGGGGCAGGACAGCAGTTATCTTTCCCTGGATGTGCCCTCCAAATCATGGACATCCGGTGAACGTAGACGAGTGGTGTCTGCCCCAACATGTGAAAGGTTTTATCAGCCAACCTCTCATGATAGTCCTCTGCGGCCACCATACCTGAAAAGAAACCTGACTTTTAATAGTGGGGAGAGCTGGTCCCATCCCCGTCATAACTTCTACACAAGGTCAACATATACCCGCAATGGGACTTCTAGCTCAGACTTCAGGCTAATGTTGCATTTTGGGATGCCGAGGACCCCAACAGCACAGTGA